The following are encoded together in the Planctobacterium marinum genome:
- a CDS encoding aspartate-semialdehyde dehydrogenase produces MSRAFDVAVLGATGLVGKNMIEILEERGFPINNLYPLASARSAGSTITYKGEEITVQDADTFDWTQVQIGFFSAGGSISAKYAPVAAEQGCVVIDNTSHFRYEPDIPLVVPEVNAHAIADFRNRNIIANPNCSTIGMLVALKPIHDHFGITRINVSTYQSVSGAGKSAMDELAKQTADLLNGREVKVESFSRQIAFNCIPQIDVFLDNDYTKEEMKMSWETQKIMGDDSILVNATAVRVPVFYGHGEAVHLETQQPMDVEQVKALLRDAEGVVLMENREDFPTQVGNSSGKDDVFVGRVRQDITHPNGLNLWVVSDNVRKGAATNSIQIAEVLIRDYL; encoded by the coding sequence ATGTCTCGCGCATTTGATGTTGCCGTTTTAGGTGCCACTGGTTTGGTGGGCAAAAACATGATTGAAATTCTCGAAGAACGCGGATTTCCAATCAACAATCTTTATCCCTTAGCAAGCGCACGCAGCGCAGGTAGTACCATTACCTATAAGGGTGAAGAGATTACGGTACAAGATGCGGATACGTTTGATTGGACCCAGGTACAAATTGGCTTTTTCTCAGCTGGAGGTAGTATTTCTGCGAAATATGCTCCTGTTGCTGCTGAGCAAGGTTGTGTGGTGATTGATAACACCTCACATTTTCGCTACGAGCCAGACATCCCGTTAGTAGTACCGGAAGTTAATGCCCACGCTATTGCTGATTTTAGAAATCGCAATATTATCGCGAACCCTAACTGCTCAACAATCGGCATGCTGGTGGCGCTTAAGCCTATTCACGACCACTTCGGGATCACGCGCATTAATGTGTCGACTTATCAATCTGTTTCAGGCGCAGGTAAATCTGCCATGGATGAATTGGCCAAACAAACGGCTGATTTGTTAAACGGCCGAGAAGTAAAAGTGGAAAGCTTTAGTCGCCAGATTGCGTTTAATTGTATTCCTCAGATTGATGTATTCCTCGATAACGATTACACCAAAGAAGAAATGAAAATGAGCTGGGAAACCCAAAAAATAATGGGGGATGACAGTATCCTGGTGAACGCAACAGCGGTGCGAGTGCCTGTGTTTTATGGTCATGGTGAAGCTGTGCATTTGGAAACCCAGCAACCAATGGATGTTGAGCAGGTAAAAGCCCTATTGAGAGACGCCGAAGGGGTTGTGTTGATGGAAAATCGCGAAGACTTCCCAACTCAGGTGGGTAACTCCAGTGGTAAAGATGACGTTTTTGTTGGACGGGTACGCCAGGATATCACTCATCCAAATGGTTTGAATTTGTGGGTTGTTTCAGACAACGTTCGCAAAGGCGCTGCTACTAACAGCATTCAGATAGCTGAAGTATTGATCCGCGACTATCTATAA
- a CDS encoding 4-phosphoerythronate dehydrogenase — MKVFCEDTLTYGEAFFEDVAEVTHFAGNQLSAADLTDVEALFIRSTTKVTPELLSQAKQLKLVATATAGTDHMDLNYLKERGIKAYSAAGCNAIAVAEYVIAGLLWLAAKEKIKLHSKRLGIVGAGNVGTALAERAEHLGLEVLLCDPPLEAAGDIRDMVPLSVILECDIISLHVPYVNEGRWPTRHMLDEQRLKALKPEQILVNACRGEVVDNRALKSVLQSNNAFFTLFDVWENEPDIDFELAQCTDIATQHIAGHTLEGKARGTEMIYNFAAQQFGWPQKSMWHYLPEVTFSGKSWLDLAQNESSTEVQLHELISQVYAIEQDSLLFKTQVNDDKSFRYSRKHYGIRREFSSVQVNTGNSLLTQAIYGLGFRNVAKGDQT; from the coding sequence GTGAAAGTATTTTGTGAAGATACCCTTACCTACGGTGAGGCTTTTTTTGAAGATGTAGCCGAAGTAACTCACTTCGCAGGCAACCAACTCAGTGCTGCAGATCTGACCGATGTCGAGGCCCTGTTTATTCGTTCCACTACCAAAGTGACACCAGAGCTGCTAAGCCAGGCAAAGCAATTAAAACTGGTGGCGACGGCGACTGCTGGTACTGACCACATGGATCTGAATTACCTAAAAGAACGAGGTATCAAAGCTTATTCCGCAGCAGGCTGCAATGCTATTGCCGTCGCTGAGTATGTCATTGCGGGTTTATTGTGGTTAGCGGCAAAGGAGAAAATCAAACTGCACAGCAAACGCTTAGGCATAGTTGGAGCTGGCAATGTTGGCACTGCTCTCGCGGAACGAGCCGAGCACCTTGGTTTAGAAGTACTGCTTTGTGATCCACCGCTGGAGGCCGCTGGAGACATCCGTGATATGGTGCCATTATCAGTCATTCTTGAATGCGACATAATCAGTTTGCACGTGCCATATGTTAACGAAGGGAGGTGGCCCACCCGTCACATGCTTGACGAGCAGCGCTTGAAGGCGCTCAAGCCAGAGCAAATTCTGGTTAACGCTTGTCGTGGTGAAGTAGTGGACAATCGAGCTTTAAAATCAGTGCTGCAGAGTAACAATGCTTTTTTTACTCTATTTGATGTTTGGGAAAATGAACCCGATATTGATTTTGAGTTGGCTCAGTGCACTGATATTGCTACCCAGCATATTGCTGGACATACCCTGGAAGGCAAAGCGCGTGGAACAGAGATGATCTATAACTTTGCTGCTCAGCAGTTTGGTTGGCCGCAAAAGAGTATGTGGCACTATTTACCGGAAGTTACTTTTTCCGGAAAATCCTGGCTGGATTTAGCGCAAAACGAGAGTTCAACCGAAGTACAATTACATGAACTGATTAGCCAGGTTTATGCCATAGAACAAGACAGTCTCCTGTTTAAAACGCAAGTAAATGATGATAAATCTTTCAGATATAGCCGAAAGCACTATGGTATTCGAAGAGAATTTTCTAGTGTGCAAGTAAATACTGGAAATTCTTTGCTGACACAGGCAATCTACGGGCTTGGTTTTCGAAACGTCGCAAAAGGCGACCAAACATAA
- a CDS encoding alpha-amylase, translating to MKSLKSTLALGVAATLLSAPAVSAPTTFVHLFEWNWSDVANECETFLGPNGYAAVQVSPPNEHIQGDQWWTRYQPVSYQIQSRGGSEAEFVDMISRCNAQGVEIYVDAVINHMAAGSGTGVAGNSYGNKQYSVYGPQDFHDTCTINPEDYGNDRWRVQNCELVGLPDLNTSATYVQDTLAGYLNYLTNLGVAGFRFDASKHMSVSDIQGVLSKVNGSPLVFQEVIDQGGEAVSAAEYTGTGLVTEFKYSTQLGNTFRNGQLSWLSSFGEAWGFLPSYQAVVFVDNHDNQRGHGGAGNVITFEDGRLYDLANVFMLAWPYGYPKVMSSYDFHGDTDAGGPSVPVHNNGTLECYGSNWKCEHRWSYIAGGVDFRNNVNDNWNVTDWWDNGNNQIAFGRGSAGHVAINKEDYTMNVALGTQMTAGVYCNVLKGELSQDGSSCSGETITVNGDGSINTNLAAWDAFAIHQNSKITTTGGNEDWQRTVIFIQAETASGQDMFIRGGIDHDYANNNLGRNCQTTNFECAMPITHNNLRNVTTAPWKSNEFYLDWYGAESAQDSYAEGTAMDWTTDVWPSSWGAVKTVAVDGYGEEPLNLWGQHYWMLDVQMDCSKAVNGWFEVKAFVKNGQGWESDITQSGAPYSSNNHFAQCGKINKFDFNGNSAEISDF from the coding sequence ATGAAATCCCTTAAATCGACGCTGGCGCTCGGCGTTGCCGCAACTCTACTGAGTGCTCCTGCAGTCTCTGCTCCTACAACCTTTGTGCACCTTTTTGAATGGAATTGGTCAGACGTGGCCAATGAGTGTGAAACGTTTCTCGGTCCAAATGGCTATGCCGCAGTGCAAGTGTCACCGCCGAATGAGCACATTCAGGGGGATCAGTGGTGGACTCGCTACCAACCTGTCAGCTATCAGATCCAAAGCCGGGGCGGCAGCGAAGCTGAATTTGTTGACATGATATCCCGTTGTAACGCCCAAGGCGTGGAGATTTATGTGGATGCCGTGATTAACCACATGGCTGCGGGTAGTGGCACTGGCGTGGCTGGCAATAGCTACGGCAATAAACAATATTCGGTTTATGGCCCGCAAGATTTTCACGATACTTGCACCATTAATCCGGAGGATTATGGTAATGATCGCTGGCGAGTACAGAACTGTGAGCTGGTGGGATTACCGGATTTAAATACCAGTGCCACTTATGTACAAGATACGTTGGCGGGTTATCTCAATTATTTGACTAATCTCGGAGTTGCTGGTTTTCGATTTGATGCTTCAAAACACATGTCGGTCAGTGATATTCAGGGGGTATTGTCCAAAGTTAACGGTTCACCTTTGGTCTTTCAGGAAGTCATCGATCAAGGTGGTGAAGCGGTAAGCGCAGCAGAATATACGGGAACCGGGTTGGTAACCGAGTTTAAATATAGTACTCAATTAGGTAATACCTTCCGCAATGGTCAATTATCCTGGTTAAGCAGTTTTGGCGAGGCGTGGGGTTTTTTACCCAGCTATCAAGCGGTGGTATTTGTGGATAACCACGATAATCAACGTGGCCATGGTGGTGCTGGTAATGTCATTACGTTCGAAGATGGTCGACTTTATGATCTGGCAAACGTCTTCATGCTGGCCTGGCCTTATGGTTATCCCAAGGTGATGTCCAGCTATGATTTCCACGGTGATACTGATGCAGGTGGGCCATCCGTGCCGGTGCATAACAATGGCACTTTGGAATGTTATGGCAGCAACTGGAAATGTGAACATCGCTGGAGCTATATCGCTGGTGGTGTAGATTTCAGAAACAACGTGAATGACAACTGGAACGTGACTGATTGGTGGGACAACGGCAATAATCAAATCGCCTTCGGTCGCGGCAGTGCAGGGCATGTTGCTATCAACAAAGAAGACTACACCATGAATGTTGCTCTTGGTACTCAGATGACGGCGGGTGTGTACTGTAATGTGCTCAAAGGTGAGTTGTCTCAAGATGGCAGTAGTTGTTCTGGTGAGACTATTACCGTCAATGGTGACGGTAGCATAAACACTAATCTTGCCGCCTGGGATGCGTTCGCCATTCACCAAAACAGCAAAATTACTACAACCGGAGGTAATGAAGACTGGCAGCGCACCGTGATTTTCATTCAGGCAGAAACGGCTAGCGGTCAGGATATGTTTATTCGAGGCGGAATTGATCACGATTACGCCAACAACAATCTGGGGCGAAATTGCCAGACCACTAATTTCGAATGTGCCATGCCCATTACCCACAATAATTTGCGCAACGTCACAACGGCCCCCTGGAAGTCAAACGAGTTTTACCTTGACTGGTATGGCGCAGAGTCGGCACAGGATAGCTATGCTGAGGGAACCGCCATGGATTGGACTACGGATGTTTGGCCTTCCTCATGGGGGGCAGTAAAAACGGTTGCTGTAGATGGTTACGGCGAAGAGCCGCTCAATCTTTGGGGGCAGCACTATTGGATGTTAGATGTGCAAATGGACTGCAGCAAAGCGGTAAATGGTTGGTTTGAAGTCAAAGCCTTTGTTAAAAACGGGCAGGGCTGGGAAAGCGACATTACACAAAGTGGTGCGCCCTACAGCAGTAACAATCACTTTGCCCAATGCGGTAAAATTAACAAGTTCGACTTTAATGGCAATAGCGCGGAGATTTCAGATTTTTAA
- a CDS encoding alpha/beta fold hydrolase produces the protein MPYATLKEYIQTVNYLTVNERRLAWWQHHAPGKPVILFIHGFPSASWDWHHQWADLSTDYHLVSMDMLGYGLSDKPVPYGYTLAEQARFYLALLAHLNISKCHVLAHDYGDSVAQELLHMVETEQTQIQLSSITFLNGGLFSESHRPLLTQKLLKSVIGPWAVKFLNERSLEGSFKRIFGPQTPPKKHEIATLWQLLQINNGVKAMPYLLQYIDERKQRRQDWLDAMQSTQVPMLFINGRHDPISGEHMRLRWQQLLPHAPTCSLPVGHYPQIESAQRVTEVFMNFIANSN, from the coding sequence ATGCCTTATGCAACGTTAAAAGAATACATACAAACGGTAAACTATCTCACTGTAAACGAGCGTCGACTGGCCTGGTGGCAGCATCATGCTCCTGGCAAGCCAGTTATCTTGTTTATTCATGGTTTCCCCAGTGCCAGCTGGGATTGGCACCATCAGTGGGCTGACTTATCGACAGACTATCATCTGGTGTCGATGGATATGCTCGGTTACGGTCTTTCCGATAAACCGGTACCTTATGGCTACACTCTGGCAGAGCAAGCTCGGTTTTACCTGGCCTTGTTAGCACACCTGAATATTTCCAAATGCCATGTTTTGGCTCATGATTATGGTGACTCAGTTGCGCAAGAGCTACTGCACATGGTGGAAACCGAACAAACACAGATTCAGTTGAGTTCAATAACCTTCCTCAACGGTGGACTATTTAGCGAAAGCCACCGACCATTACTGACTCAAAAATTACTGAAAAGTGTTATCGGCCCTTGGGCTGTAAAATTTTTGAACGAGCGTAGTCTGGAAGGCAGTTTCAAGCGTATCTTCGGTCCGCAGACACCACCGAAAAAACACGAAATTGCAACGCTGTGGCAGCTTCTTCAAATCAATAATGGCGTAAAGGCTATGCCTTATTTGCTGCAATACATCGATGAGCGCAAGCAACGCAGACAGGATTGGCTTGACGCAATGCAATCCACACAAGTGCCAATGCTCTTTATTAATGGTCGCCATGATCCCATCTCTGGTGAACACATGCGGCTGCGTTGGCAGCAGTTATTACCTCATGCACCAACCTGCTCGCTGCCAGTGGGGCACTATCCCCAAATTGAATCCGCGCAGCGAGTGACAGAAGTGTTTATGAATTTTATTGCCAACAGCAATTAG
- a CDS encoding class II aldolase/adducin family protein produces MSKVQQQVSAAEWQLRVDLAACYRTVAHYGWDDLIFTHISARIPGAEPQFLINPYGMLFEEVTASNLVKVDLEGNKIMDSEHDINPAGFNIHSAVHEAREDAHCVLHLHTNAGVAVSTLENGLQPLSQQSLFPLSGLAYHDYEGIALNPDEKARLVADLGSHNFMILRNHGLLTCAETVADAFLFMFVLQRACEIQLLAQSSGQPLKTIPKPILAGIKAQASEVTKAAGGGLAWPGILRKLDRIDPSFRH; encoded by the coding sequence ATGTCAAAAGTACAACAACAAGTAAGTGCTGCCGAGTGGCAGTTGCGGGTGGATTTAGCGGCTTGTTACCGCACCGTTGCTCACTACGGTTGGGATGATTTAATTTTCACTCATATTTCAGCCCGCATTCCCGGTGCTGAACCGCAGTTTTTGATTAATCCCTATGGCATGTTGTTCGAAGAAGTAACGGCTTCTAATCTGGTTAAGGTGGATCTTGAAGGTAATAAAATCATGGATTCTGAGCATGATATCAATCCTGCTGGATTCAATATTCACAGTGCCGTACACGAAGCTCGGGAAGATGCTCATTGCGTATTGCATTTACACACTAATGCCGGTGTCGCAGTTTCTACTTTGGAAAATGGCTTACAGCCTTTGAGCCAGCAGTCTTTATTTCCCTTATCTGGCTTGGCTTATCACGACTATGAGGGGATTGCGCTGAATCCCGATGAAAAAGCCAGGCTGGTGGCTGATTTGGGTAGTCATAATTTTATGATACTGCGCAATCATGGCTTGCTCACCTGCGCCGAAACCGTTGCGGATGCGTTTTTGTTTATGTTTGTATTGCAACGGGCGTGTGAAATTCAACTACTGGCTCAGTCCTCGGGACAACCGCTGAAAACCATTCCTAAGCCAATATTGGCAGGTATTAAAGCGCAAGCTTCTGAGGTGACCAAAGCCGCAGGAGGAGGGCTGGCCTGGCCCGGAATATTGCGTAAACTGGATCGCATTGACCCTTCATTTCGCCATTAG
- a CDS encoding Crp/Fnr family transcriptional regulator produces the protein MAHSKLRQLNAQAVLHTKEQAPNGLFFVHSGKVRISNFTPEGKEVVLTWLTSGDWFGEISSFDNLPRTHCATVDEAATILTIPHSAFAQLCDKHPEMYRYFIPIFCQRMRALFEIIDEARTLPIKLQLVKRLLHLHNTFDGENGGLDVSQESLALMLNTTRQSVNRWLNELQTEGLIQLAYNKVMLEPQILQEYLHNQLNPKCH, from the coding sequence ATGGCACACAGCAAGCTGCGACAACTGAACGCCCAAGCGGTACTGCACACTAAGGAACAAGCGCCAAACGGTCTTTTTTTTGTTCATTCTGGTAAAGTGCGCATTAGCAACTTTACCCCGGAAGGAAAAGAAGTGGTGTTAACCTGGCTCACTTCAGGTGACTGGTTCGGTGAGATATCCAGTTTTGACAACTTGCCACGCACGCATTGTGCAACCGTTGATGAAGCCGCTACTATTTTAACCATTCCTCATAGTGCCTTTGCTCAGCTTTGCGACAAACACCCGGAAATGTATCGTTATTTCATCCCGATTTTCTGCCAGCGCATGCGGGCGTTGTTTGAAATTATCGATGAAGCCCGTACGCTCCCCATCAAATTACAATTAGTTAAACGGCTTTTGCATCTGCACAACACATTTGATGGTGAGAATGGCGGTCTTGATGTTTCCCAGGAGTCACTAGCACTTATGTTAAACACCACCCGGCAAAGCGTAAATCGATGGCTGAATGAATTACAAACGGAAGGGTTAATCCAATTGGCCTACAACAAAGTAATGCTGGAGCCTCAAATATTGCAGGAATATTTGCACAATCAATTAAATCCGAAGTGTCATTAA
- a CDS encoding YHYH protein, producing MNKIIVMAAFQAALIASASATQYDYDGDGIADVAVRRSSTYYWYVLNTGDDNFNSDAQDGIQRTQFGKDTADIPVPADYDGDGITDFAVRRPSTFTWYVKNSSGDNINSEAQDGIQRVIFGKNASDIPVPADYDGDGIADFAVRRASTFTWYIKNSDGSNYNSDAQDGIQRIVFGKNSEDVPVPGLYDEDNIADVAVWRASNSTWYIKNSSGSNYNSENEDGIQRLTLGQDGDIPVPADYDNDGITDIAVRRPDTFTWYIRYSSDGEVREFVLGKDEADIPVPADYDGDGAADVAVRRSSNQYFYILNSSDSEIQRINFGKQADDIPTNAPITEVIAKLNAVNSAIASNSVPVADAGSDQTVDVGSTVQLNGANSTDTDGDSLSYNWSFSSRPDSSEAQLSSASIANPTFTADVIGSYVLSLTVNDGEDSSNADSVTITAEQAEPDNTPPIADAGPDQQVSVNEEATLSGAGSSDADGDALSFSWSLISQPANSSASLSRRASETPSITPDIAGTYEIRLTVSDGSDSSTDDITITAVNDNVDIKDIEFVNRSGDCGDYEGTYYASVTDVQEATNFTNSVTISASTDTCDFIVNEIPNHDFNEQGNFASVVAEQNGDYSVTRTPEFASTVTELSLTTTNAITLNGVVIDLLSAACYSVGNEPLGEEKIGCGNDQIDNPWRYDPMSSLNNFGTDEHNAHPQPDGTYHYHGDPLAMYDLDCETSGLASPVIGFAADGFPIYGPCFDDNGTVRKAEPSYVLKSGERQEVSGYTTPVGGQGNVASSEYDGQFTGDWMYSEGAGDLDECNGMEVDGQYGYYITETHPWILKCYKGTPNSSFDKRGRRALRNLLHRHEPNGKLHNH from the coding sequence GTGAACAAAATAATAGTTATGGCTGCCTTCCAGGCAGCTCTAATAGCTTCAGCATCTGCCACTCAATACGATTACGATGGCGATGGAATAGCGGATGTGGCGGTGCGCCGCAGCAGCACTTACTACTGGTATGTACTTAATACCGGGGATGACAACTTCAACTCAGATGCTCAAGACGGTATCCAGCGCACACAATTTGGTAAAGACACTGCGGATATCCCTGTTCCGGCCGACTATGACGGCGACGGCATCACCGACTTTGCCGTGCGGCGGCCCTCAACGTTTACCTGGTATGTTAAAAACTCTTCAGGCGACAACATCAATTCAGAGGCACAAGATGGTATTCAGCGAGTGATATTTGGTAAGAATGCCAGTGATATCCCGGTACCCGCAGACTACGACGGCGATGGCATAGCCGACTTTGCGGTGCGAAGAGCATCGACATTTACCTGGTATATCAAAAACTCCGATGGCAGCAATTACAATTCTGACGCCCAAGATGGTATCCAACGTATCGTTTTTGGCAAAAACAGTGAAGATGTGCCTGTCCCCGGATTATACGACGAAGACAACATTGCCGATGTTGCTGTTTGGCGGGCTTCCAACAGTACCTGGTATATCAAGAATTCCAGCGGTTCAAATTATAATTCTGAAAACGAAGACGGTATTCAGAGATTGACACTAGGGCAAGATGGCGATATCCCGGTACCTGCCGACTACGACAATGACGGCATAACCGATATCGCCGTGCGACGTCCGGATACCTTTACCTGGTATATTCGCTACTCCAGCGATGGCGAAGTTCGGGAATTCGTTTTGGGCAAAGACGAGGCCGATATCCCTGTACCCGCCGATTATGATGGCGATGGTGCAGCGGATGTCGCTGTGCGGAGAAGCTCCAATCAATATTTTTACATTCTCAATTCATCGGATTCTGAAATTCAACGCATTAATTTTGGCAAACAAGCCGACGATATCCCCACTAATGCGCCAATCACTGAAGTGATTGCCAAGCTCAATGCAGTAAACAGCGCAATTGCAAGCAATTCCGTTCCAGTAGCAGACGCTGGTAGTGATCAAACCGTGGATGTTGGTAGTACAGTACAATTAAATGGTGCGAATAGTACTGATACAGATGGCGACAGCTTATCCTACAACTGGAGTTTTAGCAGTCGACCAGACAGTAGTGAAGCACAATTAAGCAGTGCCAGCATTGCCAATCCAACCTTTACGGCAGATGTTATTGGCAGTTATGTTTTGTCGCTCACTGTCAACGACGGTGAAGACAGTAGCAACGCCGATAGTGTCACCATCACAGCAGAACAAGCTGAACCAGACAATACACCTCCCATCGCTGATGCGGGCCCAGACCAACAGGTATCAGTAAATGAAGAGGCGACACTTTCCGGCGCTGGTAGTAGTGATGCCGATGGTGATGCGTTGAGCTTTAGCTGGAGTCTTATTTCCCAACCAGCGAACAGCTCAGCCTCTTTGAGTCGTCGAGCTTCGGAGACACCCAGCATCACGCCAGATATTGCTGGAACATACGAAATACGATTAACGGTAAGTGATGGTAGCGACTCCAGTACGGATGATATTACCATCACCGCCGTTAATGATAATGTCGACATAAAAGATATTGAATTCGTTAATCGCAGTGGTGACTGCGGTGATTACGAGGGTACATACTACGCCAGTGTTACCGATGTCCAGGAGGCGACCAACTTCACTAATAGCGTCACCATCAGTGCCAGCACAGATACTTGCGATTTTATAGTCAACGAAATCCCTAACCACGACTTTAATGAACAAGGCAATTTCGCCAGTGTAGTCGCCGAGCAAAATGGTGATTACAGCGTGACAAGAACACCGGAGTTTGCTAGCACTGTTACTGAATTGTCACTGACCACCACAAATGCCATCACTCTAAATGGTGTCGTCATCGATTTGCTCTCAGCAGCGTGTTACAGCGTCGGAAACGAACCTCTAGGTGAAGAGAAAATTGGCTGTGGTAACGACCAGATAGATAATCCCTGGCGCTATGATCCGATGTCCAGTTTAAATAATTTTGGTACCGACGAACACAATGCCCACCCGCAACCGGATGGCACCTATCACTACCATGGCGATCCACTCGCAATGTATGACCTTGACTGTGAAACCTCTGGGTTAGCCTCCCCGGTTATCGGTTTCGCAGCTGATGGCTTTCCAATTTATGGCCCATGTTTTGATGACAACGGCACAGTTCGTAAAGCTGAGCCAAGCTACGTATTAAAGTCAGGTGAACGGCAAGAAGTCAGTGGTTACACCACGCCAGTGGGTGGCCAGGGTAACGTTGCCAGCTCAGAATACGATGGACAATTCACAGGAGATTGGATGTACTCAGAGG